One genomic region from Rattus norvegicus strain BN/NHsdMcwi chromosome 10, GRCr8, whole genome shotgun sequence encodes:
- the Ccr10 gene encoding C-C chemokine receptor type 10, producing MGTKPTEQVSWGPYSGYEEEAYSAGPLPELCYKADVQAFSRAFQPSVSLMVAVLGLVGNGLVLATHLAARRTTRSPTSVHLLQLALADLLLALTLPFAAAGALQGWNLGSTTCRAISGLYSASFHAGFLFLACISADRYVAITRALPAGQRPSTPSRAHLVSVFVWLLSLLLALPALLFSRDGPREGQRRCRLLFPESLTQTVKGASAVAQVVLGFALPLGVMAACYALLGRTLLAARGPERRRALRVVVALVVAFVVLQLPYSLALLLDTADLLAARERSCSSSKRKDLALLVTGGLTLVRCSLNPVLYAFLGLRFRQDLRRLLQGGGCSPKPNPRGRCPRRLRLSSCSAPTETHSVSWDN from the exons ATGGGGACCAAGCCCACAGAACAG GTCTCCTGGGGACCTTACTCCGGGTATGAGGAGGAGGCTTATTCAGCTGGGCCGCTGCCGGAGCTCTGTTACAAGGCCGATGTCCAGGCTTTTAGTCGGGCCTTCCAACCCAGTGTCTCCCTGATGGTGGCTGTGCTGGGTTTGGTGGGCAATGGCTTAGTCTTGGCCACCCATCTGGCAGCCCGCCGAACTACCCGATCTCCCACCTCCGTTCACCTGCTCCAGTTGGCCCTGGCTGACCTCTTATTGGCCCTGACCTTGCCTTTTGCTGCAGCAGGGGCTCTTCAGGGCTGGAATTTAGGAAGTACCACCTGCCGTGCCATCTCAGGCCTCTACTCGGCCTCCTTCCACGCAGGCTTCCTCTTCCTAGCCTGCATCAGCGccgaccgctatgtggccatcacAAGAGCTCTCCCAGCAGGGCAGCGGCCCTCCACGCCTAGCCGTGCCCACTTGGTCTCAGTCTTCGTGTGGCTGTTGTCGCTGCTTCTGGCTCTACCTGCGCTCCTTTTCAGCCGGGACGGGCCACGGGAAGGCCAACGACGCTGTCGGCTCCTTTTTCCCGAAAGCCTCACGCAGACTGTGAAAGGGGCAAGCGCCGTGGCGCAGGTGGTCCTCGGCTTCGCGCTGCCTCTGGGTGTCATGGCAGCCTGTTATGCGCTCCTGGGCCGCACGCTTCTGGCCGCCAGGGGGCCAGAGCGGCGGCGTGCACTGCGCGTCGTGGTGGCCTTGGTGGTGGCCTTCGTGGTGCTGCAGTTGCCCTACAGCCTCGCCCTGCTGCTGGATACAGCCGATCTACTGGCAGCCCGTGAGCGGAGCTGCTCCTCCAGCAAGCGCAAGGATTTAGCTCTGCTGGTCACCGGAGGCTTGACCTTAGTCCGCTGCAGCCTCAATCCGGTGCTGTATGCTTTTTTGGGCCTGCGCTTCCGCCAGGACCTGAGGAGGCTGCTACAGGGCGGAGGATGCAGCCCGAAGCCCAACCCTCGTGGCCGCTGCCCCCGCCGACTCCGCCTTTCTTCCTGCTCCGCTCCTACTGAGACCCACAGTGTCTCTTGGGACAACTAG